Proteins from a single region of Syngnathus typhle isolate RoL2023-S1 ecotype Sweden linkage group LG10, RoL_Styp_1.0, whole genome shotgun sequence:
- the LOC133161022 gene encoding sodium- and chloride-dependent transporter XTRP3A-like isoform X2 yields MEKDARPNWDSPLQFVLACVSYAVGLGNVWRFPYLCQMHGGGGFLIPYLVMLFIEGVPLFYMELAIGQKMRLGSIGAWSAINPYLGGVGLASVVASVYLCLYYNIINAWSFWYLFHSFQSVLPWSECPVNSNQTGLVEECQKASSTQYFFFRQTLNTSSSIEENGGIHTGQALCLLLAWVITYLFIIHGVKSSGKVVYFTATFPYVVLIIYLIRGLTLPGAIYGIKYMFTPKMEELANPTAWINAATQIFFSLGLGFGSLIAFSSYNQYNNNFEKQAFIVSLINSGTSIFASIVTFSIYGFKATVNYENCLERTRILLLNTFELAEDTININNVFDWIKTLNATYPEQFAELGNKLEACDLNDELDTAVEGVGLAFILYSEAIQNMPLPQLWSVLYFFMLLLLGLGSMLGNLTAITTPLRDFKILSKVSNEVLNGVDHFTLYRHLLSTVMDITMPRAQLANVT; encoded by the exons ATGGAGAAAGATGCTCGACCCAACTGGGACAGTCCTTTGCAGTTCGTGTTGGCCTGTGTGTCTTATGCGGTCGGACTGGGGAACGTATGGCGATTCCCATACCTGTGCCAGATGCACGGCGGAG GTGGTTTCTTGATTCCATATCTTGTGATGCTGTTTATTGAGGGTGTGCCTTTATTCTATATGGAGCTTGCCATTGGTCAGAAGATGCGCTTGGGAAGCATCGGGGCCTGGTCGGCCATTAACCCGTATTTGGGAGGAGTGG GTCTTGCGAGTGTTGTAGCATCCGTGTATCTTTGCCTCTACTACAACATTATCAATGCATGGAGCTTCTGGTACCTCTTTCACTCATTTCAA TCTGTCCTGCCCTGGTCAGAGTGTCCCGTTAATTCCAACCAGACCGGACTTGTAGAAGAGTGCCAAAAGGCTTCTTCGACCCAATACTTCTTTTTTAGACAAACACTGAACACGTCTTCTTCGATTGAAGAGAATGGAGGCATCCACACAGGTCAGGCTTTGTGTCTCCTGCTGGCCTGGGTGATCACCTACCTCTTTATTATCCATGGAGTAAAATCATCTGGGAAG GTGGTTTACTTCACTGCCACATTTCCTTATGTGGTCCTCATTATTTACCTCATCCGGGGTTTGACTCTTCCTGGTGCCATCTATGGTATCAAGTACATGTTCACGCCTAAG ATGGAAGAACTGGCCAATCCCACTGCATGGATAAATGCTGctactcagatttttttttctctgggtTTGGGATTTGGCTCGCTCATAGCGTTTTCCAGCTACAATCAATACAACAACAACTTTGAGAAACAGGCCTTCATCGTCTCACTCATCAACAGTGGAACTTCAATCTTTGCTTCCATTGTCACCTTTTCCATTTATGGCTTTAAAGCCACGGTTAACTATGAGAACTGCCTGGAGAG GACACGCATTTTGCTGCTAAATACTTTTGAATTGGCGGAGGACACTATCAACATAAACAATGTGTTTGACTGGATTAAAACACTCAATGCAACGTACCCGGAGCAGTTTGCTGAACTTGGCAATAAACTGGAAGCCTGTGACCTAAATGATGAACTAGACACG GCAGTGGAAGGGGTTGGTCTCGCTTTCATCCTGTACAGTGAAGCCATTCAAAACATGCCCCTGCCTCAGTTGTGGTCAGTGTTGTACTTCTTCATGCTTCTGCTTCTGGGATTGGGCAGCATGCTGGGCAACTTGACTGCCATTACCACCCCACTACGAGACTTTAAGATACTGTCCAAAGTTAGCAATGAGGTGTTAAACG GGGTTGACCACTTTACCTTGTACCGGCACTTACTGTCAACTGTAATGGACATCACAATGCCAAGGGCTCAGCTTGcgaacgtcacatga
- the ggctb gene encoding LOW QUALITY PROTEIN: gamma-glutamylcyclotransferase (The sequence of the model RefSeq protein was modified relative to this genomic sequence to represent the inferred CDS: substituted 1 base at 1 genomic stop codon), with product MEDSCTFLYFAYGSNLLKERLQLKNPSAMLHCVARLKDYKLVFGNYKGLACERWHGGVATIEHSPGDEVWGVVWRMNKSDLKSLDSQENVTLGAYSPVEISVRTKSRELCCRTYLMNSCVYAPPSPQYLLVIVMGAEQNRLPKDYQEKLRAIETNKYEGPLPLMVELELQXAREAERHDLSET from the exons ATGGAGGATAGCTGCACCTTCTTGTACTTTGCATATGGAAGCAACCTGCTAAAGGAGCGACTGCAGCTCAAGAACCCGTCCGCAATGTTACATTGTGTGGCCAGATTAAAG GACTATAAATTGGTATTTGGGAATTATAAAGGCCTTGCCTGTGAGCGGTGGCATGGAGGTGTGGCCACCATAGAGCACAGTCCAGGAGATGAAGTGTGGGGGGTGGTATGGAGGATGAACAAGTCTGACCTCAAATCTCTCGACAG TCAAGAGAACGTCACGTTGGGTGCGTACAGCCCTGTGGAAATATCGGTAAGGACAAAAAGCCGGGAGCTTTGTTGCCGCACCTACTTAATGAATAGCTGTGTGTATGCCCCACCATCACCACAGTACCTACTG GTGATTGTGATGGGAGCAGAGCAAAACAGATTGCCTAAGGACTACCAGGAGAAGCTAAGAGCAATCGAGACCAACAAGTATGAGGGTCCTCTACCTCTGATGGTTGAGCTGGAGCTTCAGTGAGCCAGAGAAGCAGAAAGACACGACCTATCTGAAACCTGA
- the LOC133161022 gene encoding sodium- and chloride-dependent transporter XTRP3-like isoform X1 translates to MEKDARPNWDSPLQFVLACVSYAVGLGNVWRFPYLCQMHGGGGFLIPYLVMLFIEGVPLFYMELAIGQKMRLGSIGAWSAINPYLGGVGLASVVASVYLCLYYNIINAWSFWYLFHSFQSVLPWSECPVNSNQTGLVEECQKASSTQYFFFRQTLNTSSSIEENGGIHTGQALCLLLAWVITYLFIIHGVKSSGKVVYFTATFPYVVLIIYLIRGLTLPGAIYGIKYMFTPKMEELANPTAWINAATQIFFSLGLGFGSLIAFSSYNQYNNNFEKQAFIVSLINSGTSIFASIVTFSIYGFKATVNYENCLERTRILLLNTFELAEDTININNVFDWIKTLNATYPEQFAELGNKLEACDLNDELDTAVEGVGLAFILYSEAIQNMPLPQLWSVLYFFMLLLLGLGSMLGNLTAITTPLRDFKILSKVSNEVLNGTLCLILMLLGLAFTTPSGNYWFTIFNEYGASFSLLFVVLVEILTVSYLYGLKRFEKDIEDMLGHPPNWYLKIMWGIVSPLLLICLFVFYIVNYIRGGTPTYQAWNKELGKTVATDYPVFGQVFIAILLASAVSCVPLSALYVYCTNRKQSNSVKNRQSVNTIST, encoded by the exons ATGGAGAAAGATGCTCGACCCAACTGGGACAGTCCTTTGCAGTTCGTGTTGGCCTGTGTGTCTTATGCGGTCGGACTGGGGAACGTATGGCGATTCCCATACCTGTGCCAGATGCACGGCGGAG GTGGTTTCTTGATTCCATATCTTGTGATGCTGTTTATTGAGGGTGTGCCTTTATTCTATATGGAGCTTGCCATTGGTCAGAAGATGCGCTTGGGAAGCATCGGGGCCTGGTCGGCCATTAACCCGTATTTGGGAGGAGTGG GTCTTGCGAGTGTTGTAGCATCCGTGTATCTTTGCCTCTACTACAACATTATCAATGCATGGAGCTTCTGGTACCTCTTTCACTCATTTCAA TCTGTCCTGCCCTGGTCAGAGTGTCCCGTTAATTCCAACCAGACCGGACTTGTAGAAGAGTGCCAAAAGGCTTCTTCGACCCAATACTTCTTTTTTAGACAAACACTGAACACGTCTTCTTCGATTGAAGAGAATGGAGGCATCCACACAGGTCAGGCTTTGTGTCTCCTGCTGGCCTGGGTGATCACCTACCTCTTTATTATCCATGGAGTAAAATCATCTGGGAAG GTGGTTTACTTCACTGCCACATTTCCTTATGTGGTCCTCATTATTTACCTCATCCGGGGTTTGACTCTTCCTGGTGCCATCTATGGTATCAAGTACATGTTCACGCCTAAG ATGGAAGAACTGGCCAATCCCACTGCATGGATAAATGCTGctactcagatttttttttctctgggtTTGGGATTTGGCTCGCTCATAGCGTTTTCCAGCTACAATCAATACAACAACAACTTTGAGAAACAGGCCTTCATCGTCTCACTCATCAACAGTGGAACTTCAATCTTTGCTTCCATTGTCACCTTTTCCATTTATGGCTTTAAAGCCACGGTTAACTATGAGAACTGCCTGGAGAG GACACGCATTTTGCTGCTAAATACTTTTGAATTGGCGGAGGACACTATCAACATAAACAATGTGTTTGACTGGATTAAAACACTCAATGCAACGTACCCGGAGCAGTTTGCTGAACTTGGCAATAAACTGGAAGCCTGTGACCTAAATGATGAACTAGACACG GCAGTGGAAGGGGTTGGTCTCGCTTTCATCCTGTACAGTGAAGCCATTCAAAACATGCCCCTGCCTCAGTTGTGGTCAGTGTTGTACTTCTTCATGCTTCTGCTTCTGGGATTGGGCAGCATGCTGGGCAACTTGACTGCCATTACCACCCCACTACGAGACTTTAAGATACTGTCCAAAGTTAGCAATGAGGTGTTAAACG GGACATTGTGTCTAATCCTGATGCTTCTCGGCCTGGCCTTTACCACCCCATCTGGAAATTATTGGTTTACCATATTTAATGAATACGGAGCATCTTTCTCTCTGCTTTTTGTTGTCCTCGTTGAGATTCTGACTGTCAGTTACCTTTATGGACTCAAAAG GTTTGAAAAAGATATTGAAGACATGCTTGGCCACCCTCCAAACTGGTACTTGAAGATCATGTGGGGCATAGTCAGCCCTCTTCTCCTAATATGCCTATTTGTCTTCTATATTGTCAACTATATCAGAGGAGGAACACCTACTTACCAAGCATGGAACAAGGAGCTG GGAAAGACTGTGGCGACCGACTATCCGGTTTTTGGTCAAGTCTTTATTGCCATACTGTTGGCATCTGCCGTCAGCTGTGTTCCCCTCTCGGCTCTCTATGTGTACTGCACGAACAGGAAACAATCAAATTCTGTCAAGAATAGACAATCGGTCAACACCATATCTACTTAG
- the LOC133161022 gene encoding sodium- and chloride-dependent transporter XTRP3A-like isoform X3, with protein MEKDARPNWDSPLQFVLACVSYAVGLGNVWRFPYLCQMHGGGGFLIPYLVMLFIEGVPLFYMELAIGQKMRLGSIGAWSAINPYLGGVGLASVVASVYLCLYYNIINAWSFWYLFHSFQSVLPWSECPVNSNQTGLVEECQKASSTQYFFFRQTLNTSSSIEENGGIHTGQALCLLLAWVITYLFIIHGVKSSGKVVYFTATFPYVVLIIYLIRGLTLPGAIYGIKYMFTPKMEELANPTAWINAATQIFFSLGLGFGSLIAFSSYNQYNNNFEKQAFIVSLINSGTSIFASIVTFSIYGFKATVNYENCLERTRILLLNTFELAEDTININNVFDWIKTLNATYPEQFAELGNKLEACDLNDELDTAVEGVGLAFILYSEAIQNMPLPQLWDIVSNPDASRPGLYHPIWKLLVYHI; from the exons ATGGAGAAAGATGCTCGACCCAACTGGGACAGTCCTTTGCAGTTCGTGTTGGCCTGTGTGTCTTATGCGGTCGGACTGGGGAACGTATGGCGATTCCCATACCTGTGCCAGATGCACGGCGGAG GTGGTTTCTTGATTCCATATCTTGTGATGCTGTTTATTGAGGGTGTGCCTTTATTCTATATGGAGCTTGCCATTGGTCAGAAGATGCGCTTGGGAAGCATCGGGGCCTGGTCGGCCATTAACCCGTATTTGGGAGGAGTGG GTCTTGCGAGTGTTGTAGCATCCGTGTATCTTTGCCTCTACTACAACATTATCAATGCATGGAGCTTCTGGTACCTCTTTCACTCATTTCAA TCTGTCCTGCCCTGGTCAGAGTGTCCCGTTAATTCCAACCAGACCGGACTTGTAGAAGAGTGCCAAAAGGCTTCTTCGACCCAATACTTCTTTTTTAGACAAACACTGAACACGTCTTCTTCGATTGAAGAGAATGGAGGCATCCACACAGGTCAGGCTTTGTGTCTCCTGCTGGCCTGGGTGATCACCTACCTCTTTATTATCCATGGAGTAAAATCATCTGGGAAG GTGGTTTACTTCACTGCCACATTTCCTTATGTGGTCCTCATTATTTACCTCATCCGGGGTTTGACTCTTCCTGGTGCCATCTATGGTATCAAGTACATGTTCACGCCTAAG ATGGAAGAACTGGCCAATCCCACTGCATGGATAAATGCTGctactcagatttttttttctctgggtTTGGGATTTGGCTCGCTCATAGCGTTTTCCAGCTACAATCAATACAACAACAACTTTGAGAAACAGGCCTTCATCGTCTCACTCATCAACAGTGGAACTTCAATCTTTGCTTCCATTGTCACCTTTTCCATTTATGGCTTTAAAGCCACGGTTAACTATGAGAACTGCCTGGAGAG GACACGCATTTTGCTGCTAAATACTTTTGAATTGGCGGAGGACACTATCAACATAAACAATGTGTTTGACTGGATTAAAACACTCAATGCAACGTACCCGGAGCAGTTTGCTGAACTTGGCAATAAACTGGAAGCCTGTGACCTAAATGATGAACTAGACACG GCAGTGGAAGGGGTTGGTCTCGCTTTCATCCTGTACAGTGAAGCCATTCAAAACATGCCCCTGCCTCAGTTGTG GGACATTGTGTCTAATCCTGATGCTTCTCGGCCTGGCCTTTACCACCCCATCTGGAAATTATTGGTTTACCATATTTAA
- the LOC133161021 gene encoding oxysterol-binding protein-related protein 10-like — protein MSRSVHQESPPKYPNKRQEQRVGPPASEFGHGGAGSSPHKTTRNKQHLEGVLKKYTNLLQGWQNRYFVLDPKISRLDYYRHEHNKSQRPPRGSLSLLGALVVSCSDFPYMFAIQSPTGESYKLRASNAEEQELWMTQLQLCSRRHSDNGAKGITAAQEEQKILVNSNETLPPRAGPLSCLNEDLLLLKATSAATLSCLGECFTLLHHNVRAHNQNQNHHSMSLSEAAPAERAKSWSQRCSPNVHQMEPASLKSTGQSPFHHVSGSQSPKHGSYSRSQEMDHNHIQSHTDSSTGWIRSPQKQMTNDASKAVTLTNQSQHHVEGKPNSPESLDPSAETTDTEDNDEEDLGVLDEQRSIILHLLSQLKLGMDLTKVVLPTFILEKRSLLEMYANFMAHPDIFLSITTGSTSEERIIRFVEYYLTGFHEGRKGAVAKKPYNPILGETFHCTWCVPRDCVRSLRASSCTAPKSAVTTSNSSQRGTESCSGVKPDSYQIRFVAEQVSHHPPVSGFYYECKEKGMCVNTHVWTKSKFLGMSVGVSMVGEGVLHLLEHDEEYVFTLPCAYARSILAVPWVELGGKVTISCAKTGYSATVTFHTKPFYGGKVHRVTAEVKHNQTGNVVCKVQGEWNGVLEFTYSNGESKVIDTSKLPVIKKRIRPIEKQEQNESRRLWQHVTASLRAGRMDEAAEHKQRLEERQRSEDKQRAATKTPWKPKYFIKEGEDWVYHNPLWKVH, from the exons ATGAGCCGGTCCGTGCACCAAGAGAGCCCTCCCAAATATCCCAACAAGAGGCAAGAACAGCGAGTAGGACCACCTGCTTCCGAGTTCGGGCATGGTGGTGCAGGGTCATCGCCGCATAAAACAACCCGCAACAAACAGCATCTTGAGGGGGTCCTGAAGAAATATACTAATCTACTGCAGGGCTGGCAAAATAG GTATTTTGTTCTTGACCCCAAGATTAGCCGTCTTGACTACTATAGACATGAACACAACAAAAGCCAGCGACCCCCAAGAGGTTCCCTGTCTCTACTTGGAGCACTGGTTGTCTCCTGCAGTGACTTTCCTTACATGTTTGCTATTCAGTCCCCAACTGGTGAATCCTATAAACTTAGAG catCAAATGCAGAGGAGCAGGAGTTATGGATGACACAGTTACAGCTCTGTTCTCGACGCCACTCTGACAATGGAGCTAAg GGGATTACTGCGGCACAAGAGGAACAGAAGATCCTGGTCAACTCCAATGAAACTCTACCCCCAAGAGCTGGACCGCTCTCCTGTCTCAATGAG GACTTACTCCTTTTAAAAGCTACTTCTGCAGCCACATTGAGCTGCTTAGGTGAGTGTTTCACTTTGCTCCACCACAACGTGCGGGCCCACAACCAGAACCAAAACCACCATTCGATGAGTTTAAGCGAGGCAGCCCCTGCAGAGCGAGCCAAGTCCTGGAGTCAGCGCTGCAGCCCTAACGTGCACCAGATGGAACCCGCTAGCCTCAAATCAACTGGTCAAAGTCCATTTCACCATGTTAGTGGCAGCCAAAGTCCCAAACATGGTAGCTACAGTAGGAGTCAAGAGATGGACCACAACCACATCCAGAGTCACACAG ATAGTTCGACTGGATGGATCAGATCTCCTCAGAAGCAGATGACAAATGATGCATCAAAAGCGGTCACGCTCACTAACCAGTCCCAGCACCACGTTGAG GGAAAGCCCAACAGCCCAGAGAGCCTGGATCCCAGTGCCGAGACCACAGACACAGAAGACAACGATGAGGAGGACCTGGGAGTTCTCGATGAGCAGCGAAGTATAATCCTCCATCTGCTGTCCCAGCTCAAACTTGGAATGGACCTCACTAAG GTTGTCCTCCCTACATTCATCCTAGAGAAGCGCTCTCTACTGGAGATGTATGCCAATTTCATGGCTCACCCTGACATCTTCCTCTCTATCACAACTGGATCGACATCAGAGGAGCGCATCATCCGCTTTGTTGAGTACTATCTTACTGGCTTCCATGAGGGCCGGAAGGGCGCGGTAGCCAAAAAGCCCTACAACCCCATCCTGGGTGAAACCTTCCACTGTACTTGGTGTGTGCCTCGGGACTGTGTTCGATCCCTTAGAGCCAGCAGCTGCACTGCTCCCAAATCAGCAGTCACGACTTCAAACTCTTCACAGAGGGGGACAGAAAGTTGCAGTGGGGTTAAACCCGACAGTTATCAGATTCGCTTTGTGGCAGAGCAGGTGTCTCACCACCCGCCTGTATCAGGCTTTTACTACGAGTGCAAGGAGAAGGGGATGTGTGTGAATACTCATGTATGGACCAAAAGCAAATTCCTGGGAATGTCTGTTGGAGTTTCAATGGTTGGAGAAG GTGTACTGCATCTGCTAGAGCATGATGAAGAATATGTGTTCACACTTCCTTGTGCCTACGCTCGCTCCATTCTGGCCGTGCCTTGGGTGGAGCTGGGGGGAAAGGTTACAATCAGTTGCGCCAAAACTGGGTACTCAGCCACAGTTACATTCCACACCAAACCGTTCTATGGAGGGAAAGTTCACCG AGTAACAGCTGAGGTCAAGCACAATCAAACAGGAAACGTAGTGTGCAAAGTCCAAGGCGAGTGGAACGGCGTGCTGGAGTTTACCTACAGTAACGGAGAAAGTAAAGTGATTGACACCTCCAAGCTGCCCGTCATCAAAAAGAGGATCAGACCAATAGAGAAGCAGGAACAAAATGAGTCACG GCGCCTTTGGCAGCATGTAACAGCATCACTGCGGGCAGGAAGGATGGATGAAGCCGCGGAACACAAACAGCGCCTTGAAGAGAGGCAACGGAGCGAGGACAAACAGAGAGCTGCCACCAAAACTCCTTGGAAACCCAAATATTTTATCAAAGAG ggTGAAGATTGGGTATACCACAACCCTCTATGGAAAGTTCATTGA